A single Alcanivorax borkumensis SK2 DNA region contains:
- the rpsB gene encoding 30S ribosomal protein S2, translating into MSSVTMRDMLKAGVHFGHQTRYWNPKMNTYIFGARNKIHIINLEQTLPLFNDAMAFLNKLAASNNKILFVGTKRAAQKAVSEEAQRCGMPYVDHRWLGGMLTNWKTIRQSIKRYRELEAQFQDGTFDKLTKKEALMRKREMDKLERSIGGIKDMGGLPDALFVIDVDHEDIALQEARKLGIPVVAVVDTNSNPDGVDYVIPGNDDAIRAIQLYVKAAADVILEGKQYAQNQTGGESEFVEVADEAAGEKAEG; encoded by the coding sequence ATGTCTAGCGTAACTATGCGCGATATGCTCAAAGCGGGCGTGCACTTCGGTCACCAAACCCGTTACTGGAACCCGAAGATGAATACTTACATCTTCGGCGCTCGTAACAAGATCCACATCATTAACCTGGAGCAAACTCTGCCCCTGTTCAATGACGCCATGGCGTTCCTGAACAAGCTGGCTGCCAGCAACAACAAGATTTTGTTTGTTGGTACCAAGCGTGCGGCGCAGAAAGCGGTGAGCGAAGAAGCTCAGCGTTGCGGCATGCCCTATGTGGATCACCGTTGGTTGGGCGGCATGCTCACCAACTGGAAAACTATTCGTCAGTCCATTAAGCGTTATCGTGAGCTGGAAGCCCAGTTCCAGGATGGCACTTTTGACAAACTGACTAAGAAAGAAGCCCTGATGCGTAAGCGCGAGATGGATAAGCTCGAGCGTTCCATCGGTGGTATCAAGGATATGGGCGGCCTGCCTGACGCACTTTTCGTGATTGACGTTGATCATGAAGACATCGCATTGCAGGAAGCTCGCAAGCTGGGTATCCCAGTTGTTGCAGTGGTTGATACCAACTCCAACCCGGATGGCGTGGATTACGTTATTCCTGGTAACGACGACGCAATCCGCGCCATTCAGCTGTATGTGAAAGCAGCAGCTGACGTGATTCTGGAAGGCAAGCAGTATGCCCAGAATCAGACCGGCGGCGAGAGCGAATTCGTCGAGGTAGCAGATGAAGCCGCAGGCGAAAAAGCCGAAGGTTAA
- the tsf gene encoding translation elongation factor Ts encodes MAAVTAAMVKELRERTGLGMMECKKALVEADGDIEKAIDDMRKSGQAKAAKKAGRTAAEGGVVVATNDANTVAVMVEINSETDFVARDDNFLGFCDKVAAAALSAGETDVAKIGELKLEDGSTVEEARQALVQKIGENIQIRRAAKLEAEGAIGAYVHGGRIGVLIALKGGDAELGKDVAMHVAAVNPMVVSGDQVPADVLEKEKEIIRAQPDMEGKPAEIVEKMLGGRINKFLKEVSLLDQPFVKDPNTTVGALVKAAGAEVASFERLVVGEGIEKEEVDFAAEVEAAAKG; translated from the coding sequence ATGGCTGCTGTAACTGCTGCAATGGTTAAAGAGCTTCGCGAGCGTACTGGTCTTGGCATGATGGAATGCAAGAAGGCGCTGGTAGAGGCAGATGGCGACATCGAAAAAGCCATCGACGATATGCGTAAATCCGGCCAGGCCAAAGCGGCGAAGAAAGCAGGCCGCACCGCCGCCGAAGGCGGTGTTGTAGTTGCTACCAACGACGCGAACACCGTAGCCGTTATGGTAGAGATCAACTCTGAAACTGATTTCGTTGCCCGTGACGACAACTTCCTGGGTTTTTGCGACAAGGTAGCGGCTGCTGCTTTGAGCGCTGGTGAAACTGACGTTGCTAAAATTGGTGAGTTGAAGCTGGAAGACGGCTCCACTGTTGAAGAAGCACGCCAAGCGCTGGTTCAGAAAATCGGTGAAAACATCCAGATCCGTCGTGCTGCCAAGCTAGAAGCGGAAGGCGCTATTGGCGCTTACGTTCACGGTGGCCGTATCGGCGTTCTGATCGCCCTGAAAGGTGGCGATGCCGAGTTGGGTAAAGATGTAGCTATGCATGTGGCTGCCGTTAACCCGATGGTTGTTAGTGGCGATCAGGTTCCTGCTGATGTGCTGGAAAAAGAGAAAGAAATCATCCGTGCTCAGCCCGATATGGAAGGCAAGCCTGCTGAGATCGTTGAAAAAATGCTCGGCGGCCGTATCAACAAGTTCCTGAAGGAAGTGAGCTTGTTGGATCAACCGTTCGTGAAAGATCCGAACACCACTGTTGGTGCGCTGGTTAAAGCGGCTGGCGCCGAGGTTGCCTCTTTTGAGCGACTGGTTGTGGGTGAAGGTATCGAAAAAGAAGAAGTCGATTTCGCTGCTGAAGTAGAAGCTGCGGCCAAGGGCTAA
- the pyrH gene encoding UMP kinase, whose amino-acid sequence MPTNKERSPRYNRILLKLSGEALAGEEGFGIDPKVLDAISLEIGQLVGIGVQVGLVVGGGNLFRGAALQSAGLDRVAGDHMGMLATVMNGLALRDALERSNIRTRLMSAIPMSGVVEHYDHRNANRHLKNGEVVIFCAGTGNPFFTTDSAACLRGIEISADVVLKATKVDGVYNDDPVKNPDAVKYDALTYDEVLEKKLGVMDLTAICLCRDHSMPLRVFDMNKKGALLNLMLGGKEGTLVEAAQ is encoded by the coding sequence ATGCCGACGAACAAGGAGCGCTCACCGCGCTATAACCGAATCCTGCTCAAGCTGAGCGGGGAAGCACTGGCGGGTGAAGAGGGCTTTGGCATTGATCCGAAGGTTCTGGATGCGATTTCCTTGGAAATTGGTCAGTTGGTTGGGATTGGTGTTCAGGTTGGGCTGGTCGTTGGTGGTGGTAATCTGTTTCGGGGTGCGGCTCTGCAAAGCGCAGGCTTGGACCGGGTAGCCGGCGACCATATGGGTATGCTGGCAACAGTGATGAATGGCCTGGCTCTGCGTGATGCGCTGGAACGTTCTAATATCCGTACGCGTCTCATGTCTGCGATCCCCATGAGTGGGGTGGTTGAGCACTATGATCATCGCAATGCTAATCGTCACCTAAAAAACGGAGAGGTGGTGATTTTTTGCGCAGGAACAGGCAACCCGTTCTTTACTACAGACTCTGCCGCGTGTCTGCGTGGAATCGAGATCAGTGCTGATGTAGTGCTAAAGGCCACCAAGGTGGATGGCGTTTATAATGACGATCCGGTGAAGAACCCGGATGCGGTTAAATATGACGCGTTGACCTATGATGAAGTGTTGGAAAAAAAGCTGGGCGTGATGGATCTGACGGCTATTTGTTTGTGCCGGGATCATTCCATGCCACTGCGTGTTTTTGATATGAACAAGAAGGGTGCCTTGCTTAATCTGATGCTGGGCGGTAAGGAAGGCACTCTGGTAGAGGCCGCACAATAA
- the frr gene encoding ribosome recycling factor: MIDDIRSDAQSRMKKSLEALDTAMKRVRTGRAHPSLLDNITIEYYGAETPLNQMGNISVEEGRTLTISPFDKSLIPQIERAILMSDLGLNPSTSGTLIRLPLPPLTEETRRDLVKVVRAEAEQARVSIRNIRRDANSDLKELLKEKEISEDEQRRGEEQIQQLTDKMVAEVEGVLKEKEEELMTV; the protein is encoded by the coding sequence GTGATTGACGATATTCGCAGTGATGCGCAAAGCCGCATGAAAAAGAGTCTTGAAGCGCTGGATACAGCCATGAAACGGGTGCGTACAGGTCGTGCCCATCCTAGCTTGCTGGACAATATTACCATTGAGTACTACGGTGCCGAGACGCCCCTGAATCAGATGGGGAATATCTCGGTGGAAGAAGGGAGAACGCTGACTATTTCGCCGTTTGATAAGTCCCTGATTCCACAAATTGAGCGTGCCATTTTAATGTCTGATCTGGGCCTTAATCCGTCCACCTCGGGCACTCTTATTCGTTTGCCATTGCCGCCGTTGACTGAGGAAACCCGCCGTGACCTAGTCAAGGTGGTGCGTGCGGAAGCGGAGCAGGCACGTGTGTCCATTCGTAATATTCGTCGTGATGCTAATAGCGATTTGAAAGAATTGCTTAAGGAAAAAGAAATTTCCGAAGACGAGCAGCGCCGTGGGGAAGAGCAAATTCAGCAGCTCACCGACAAAATGGTGGCGGAAGTGGAAGGTGTTCTGAAAGAGAAAGAAGAAGAATTGATGACCGTTTGA